A single genomic interval of Anopheles marshallii chromosome 2, idAnoMarsDA_429_01, whole genome shotgun sequence harbors:
- the LOC128719922 gene encoding retinoid-inducible serine carboxypeptidase-like: protein MSRVVYWNVWTMVFSMCCSTVVATNGFGPGKQIWGYSEVRPRAFIFWWLYRTDAHPDAPEHNTQKPLIIWLQGGPGASSSGFGNFEEIGPLDRMLKPRENSWVNDYNVLFVDSPVGSGFSYTEDHSLLARNSSMVVSDLLVFLKHFYHTISATTTIDWESNVPLYIASESYGGRIAVEFAYALAKEIQVGVMHCKLVGLLLASAWLSPLDSIAAWPNYLSGLGYLDEAGRKRIARRVAAVSEKIEQQRPGMALDGWHGLQQAIIQETGGINCYNVLKPTAKELPEAESDEVLEYGETLWWYGGTGPPQVVELHSSLERLMRGPVSHMLGIANKPPWGSQRTAVFEALSDDFLQSSIRTVESLLNETTIELVLFSGQLDLITCLPGTLAWMNRLFQKRIDHTHLPRQEAFTVVAINGIIDGYRTAYTERFTHYTVLRAGHMVPADNPSAMVHILRAHIGRF, encoded by the exons ATGAGCAGAGTCGTCTATTGGAATGTTTGGACGATGGTGTTTAGCATGTGCTGTTCAACTGTTG TCGCTACCAATGGATTTGGTCCAGGCAAACAAATCTGGGGCTACAGTGAGGTGCGCCCAAGAGCTTTCATTTTCTGGTGGTTGTATCGAACGGATGCACATCCGGATGCTCCAgagcacaacacacaaaagccCCTTATTATCTGGCTCCAGGGAGGGCCAGGTGCTTCGTCTAGTGGATTTGGCAACTTCGAAGAAATTGGACCACTCGATAGAATGCTAAAGCCGCGTGAAAATTCCTGG GTTAACGACTATAACGTACTGTTCGTCGACAGTCCAGTGGGCAGTGGGTTTAGCTACACCGAGGATCATTCCCTACTGGCCCGCAACAGCTCAATGGTTGTGAGCGATCTGCTAgtatttttaaagcatttctACCACACAATCAGCGCAACCACGACGATCGACTGGGAGAGTAACGTTCCGCTGTACATCGCGTCCGAAAGCTACGGAGGCCGCATTGCGGTTGAGTTTGCGTATGCACTAGCGAAAGAGATCCAGGTCGGTGTGATGCATTGTAAGCTGGTGGGTCTTTTACTCGCGAGCGCTTGGCTATCGCCTCTGGATAGTATAGCGGCTTGGCCAAACTATTTGTCCGGTTTAGGATATCTAGATGAAGCCGGACGTAAACGTATCGCACGTCGAGTGGCGGCCGTGAGTGAGAAAATCGAACAACAACGTCCCGGTATGGCCTTGGATGGATGGCATGGATTGCAGCAGGCTATCATTCAGGAGACGGGTGGAATTAATTGCTACAATGTGTTGAAACCTACCGCAAAGGAGCTACCAGAGGCCGAAAGTGACGAAG TGCTGGAATATGGAGAAACGCTATGGTGGTACGGCGGCACCGGTCCACCGCAAGTTGTTGAATTACACAGCTCCCTGGAACGATTGATGCGTGGACCAGTCTCACATATGCTTGGTATCGCGAACAAACCCCCCTGGGGCAGCCAAAGGACAGCGGTATTCGAAGCACTTAGCGATGATTTTCTCCAATCCAGCATCAGGACGGTCGAGAGTTTGCTTAACGAAACCACCATCGAACTGGTACTGTTTAGCGGTCAGTTGGATCTTATTACCTGTCTGCCAGGGACACTGGCGTGGATGAATCGATTGTTTCAAAAACGAATCGACCATACCCACCTACCACGCCAGGAGGCATTTACGGTCGTTGCAATTAATGGTATTATTGATGGCTACCGTACTGCATATACCGAACGGTTTACACACTATACGGTTCTCCGTGCCGGTCACATGGTGCCGGCTGATAATCCTTCGGCAATGGTACATATATTGCGAGCGCACATCGGTCGATTCTAG
- the LOC128719179 gene encoding retinoid-inducible serine carboxypeptidase-like, with protein MKLSIVLALALAMVGAVPREGFGPGMQDWGFAEVRPGAHMFWWLYYTTADVPSHADRPLVIWLQGGPGASSMYGNFEELGPQTLELDERNHTWVRDYNVLFIDNPVGTGFSYVEDFSLLTKTNGEIADDLVELMKQFYTLQPEFRDTPLHIYAESYGGKMAPEFAYVLDKAIKNGEIDCNLQSVGIVAPWVSPIDSVLSWAEFLLNMGFVDTKGYNAIQAAAIETEHVLNQGQWEQATNLWGMTENVILRETHGIDFYNVLFKQDAASTRSQLEQFSRDMRSAIASRATRLATEDRDQMLEDLMRFEVAPALSLPAESVYGAQSGRVFNTLAGDFMKPAIDVVELLLNNTSLDVVIITGQLDLIVATPGNVRWIEKVQWSGRNNYLQSPRNAVGQHGVLEGYEKSFGKLAVYWALRAGHMVPADNPILMDYILQKHVPV; from the exons ATGAAGCTCTCAATCGTGTTGGCGTTGGCGTTGGCCATGGTGGGTGCAG TTCCTCGGGAAGGCTTCGGTCCAGGCATGCAGGACTGGGGGTTTGCTGAAGTTCGACCGGGTGCCCATATGTTCTGGTGGCTGTACTACACGACCGCTGACGTACCCTCCCATGCCGATCGACCGCTCGTGATTTGGCTCCAGGGTGGTCCTGGCGCGTCCTCTATGTACGGTAACTTCGAAGAGCTTGGCCCACAGACACTCGAGCTGGACGAACGGAACCACACGTGGGTGCGGGACTATAACGTCCTGTTCATCGACAACCCCGTCGGAACAGGCTTCAGCTATGTGGAGGACTTTTCACTGCTCACCAAAACGAATGGCGAAATTGCGGACGATTTGGTAGAACTCATGAAACAATTCTACACCCTGCAGCCCGAGTTCCGCGATACACCATTGCACATTTATGCCGAGAGCTACGGAGGCAAGATGGCACCCGAGTTTGCGTACGTGCTTGATAAAGCGATCAAGAACGGTGAGATTGATTGCAATCTGCAGTCGGTCGGCATTGTGGCACCGTGGGTTTCGCCCATCGATTCGGTACTATCGTGGGCCGAGTTCCTACTCAACATGGGCTTTGTCGACACGAAAGGCTACAATGCAATCCAGGCTGCGGCTATCGAAACGGAGCACGTTCTCAACCAGGGTCAATGGGAACAGGCGACTAACTTGTGGGGAATGACGGAAAACGTAATACTTCGTGAGACACACGGAATTGATTTCTACAACGTTCTGTTCAAACAGGATGCAGCTAGTACTAGATCACAACTGGAGCAGTTCTCTCGCGACATGAGAA GTGCAATTGCATCTCGTGCCACCCGCTTAGCGACGGAAGATCGTGATCAGATGTTGGAAGATCTGATGCGTTTTGAGGTAGCACCCGCACTGAGTCTTCCGGCAGAATCGGTCTACGGTGCTCAGAGCGGTCGGGTGTTTAACACACTTGCCGGTGACTTCATGAAACCCGCCATCGATGTGGTAGAACTGCTGCTCAACAACACCAGCCTCGATGTGGTGATCATCACCGGGCAGCTCGATCTGATCGTAGCCACCCCGGGTAATGTGCGATGGATCGAGAAGGTCCAGTGGAGTGGCCGTAACAACTACCTGCAATCACCGCGGAATGCCGTCGGTCAGCACGGTGTGTTGGAGGGCTATGAGAAGAGTTTTGGAAAGTTGGCTGTCTACTGGGCATTGAGAGCCGGCCATATGGTTCCCGCTGACAACCCCATCCTGATGGACTACATTCTTCAGAAGCATGTACCGGTGTAA